The Myotis daubentonii chromosome 9, mMyoDau2.1, whole genome shotgun sequence genome has a segment encoding these proteins:
- the SPI1 gene encoding transcription factor PU.1 isoform X2, translating to MLQACKMEGFPLVPPPSEDLVPYDTELYQRQTHEYYPYLSSDGESHSDHYWDFHPHHVHSEFESFAENHFTELQSVQPPQLQQLYRHMELEQMHVLDTPMAPAHAGLGHQVSYLPRMCLPYPSLSPAQPSTDEEEGERQSPPLEVSDGEADGLEPGPGLLHGETGSKKKIRLYQFLLDLLRSGDMKDSIWWVDKDKGTFQFSSKHKEALAHRWGIQKGNRKKMTYQKMARALRNYGKTGEVKKVKKKLTYQFSGEVLGRGAMAERRHPPH from the exons ATGTTACAGGCGTGCAAAATGGAAGGGTTTCCCCTCGTCCCCCCT CCATCGGAAGACCTGGTTCCCTATGACACGGAGCTGTACCAACGCCAAACGCATGAATACTACCCCTATCTCAGCAGTGATGGCGAGAGCCACAGCG ACCACTACTGGGACTTCCACCCGCACCACGTGCACAGCGAGTTCGAGAGCTTTGCGGAGAACCACTTCACGGAGCTGCAGAGCGTGCAgcccccgcagctgcagcagctctaCCGCcacatggagctggagcagatgCACGTGCTGGACACCCCCATGGCGCCCGCCCACGCCGGCCTCGGCCACCAG GTCTCCTACCTACCCCGCATGTGCCTCCCGTACCCCTCCCTGTCCCCGGCCCAGCCCAGCACGgatgaggaggagggggagcggCAGAGCCCCCCACTGGAGGTGTCCGACGGGGAGGCCGATGGCCTGGAGCCAGGGCCGGGCCTCCTGCATGGGGAAACAG GCAGCAAGAAGAAGATCCGCCTGTACCAGTTCCTGCTCGACCTGCTTCGCAGTGGGGACATGAAGGACAGCATCTGGTGGGTGGACAAGGACAAGGGCACCTTCCAGTTCTCGTCCAAGCACAAGGAGGCGCTGGCGCACCGCTGGGGCATCCAGAAGGGCAACCGGAAGAAGATGACCTACCAGAAGATGGCCCGCGCCCTGCGCAACTACGGCAAGACGGGCGAGGTCAAGAAGGTCAAGAAGAAGCTGACCTACCAGTTCAGCGGGGAGGTGCTGGGCCGCGGGGCCATGGCCGAGCGGCGCCACCCGCCCCACTGA
- the SPI1 gene encoding transcription factor PU.1 isoform X1 — protein MLQACKMEGFPLVPPQPSEDLVPYDTELYQRQTHEYYPYLSSDGESHSDHYWDFHPHHVHSEFESFAENHFTELQSVQPPQLQQLYRHMELEQMHVLDTPMAPAHAGLGHQVSYLPRMCLPYPSLSPAQPSTDEEEGERQSPPLEVSDGEADGLEPGPGLLHGETGSKKKIRLYQFLLDLLRSGDMKDSIWWVDKDKGTFQFSSKHKEALAHRWGIQKGNRKKMTYQKMARALRNYGKTGEVKKVKKKLTYQFSGEVLGRGAMAERRHPPH, from the exons ATGTTACAGGCGTGCAAAATGGAAGGGTTTCCCCTCGTCCCCCCT CAGCCATCGGAAGACCTGGTTCCCTATGACACGGAGCTGTACCAACGCCAAACGCATGAATACTACCCCTATCTCAGCAGTGATGGCGAGAGCCACAGCG ACCACTACTGGGACTTCCACCCGCACCACGTGCACAGCGAGTTCGAGAGCTTTGCGGAGAACCACTTCACGGAGCTGCAGAGCGTGCAgcccccgcagctgcagcagctctaCCGCcacatggagctggagcagatgCACGTGCTGGACACCCCCATGGCGCCCGCCCACGCCGGCCTCGGCCACCAG GTCTCCTACCTACCCCGCATGTGCCTCCCGTACCCCTCCCTGTCCCCGGCCCAGCCCAGCACGgatgaggaggagggggagcggCAGAGCCCCCCACTGGAGGTGTCCGACGGGGAGGCCGATGGCCTGGAGCCAGGGCCGGGCCTCCTGCATGGGGAAACAG GCAGCAAGAAGAAGATCCGCCTGTACCAGTTCCTGCTCGACCTGCTTCGCAGTGGGGACATGAAGGACAGCATCTGGTGGGTGGACAAGGACAAGGGCACCTTCCAGTTCTCGTCCAAGCACAAGGAGGCGCTGGCGCACCGCTGGGGCATCCAGAAGGGCAACCGGAAGAAGATGACCTACCAGAAGATGGCCCGCGCCCTGCGCAACTACGGCAAGACGGGCGAGGTCAAGAAGGTCAAGAAGAAGCTGACCTACCAGTTCAGCGGGGAGGTGCTGGGCCGCGGGGCCATGGCCGAGCGGCGCCACCCGCCCCACTGA
- the MYBPC3 gene encoding myosin-binding protein C, cardiac-type, translating into MPEPGKKPVSAFSKKPRSVEVAPGRPAVFEAETERAGVKVRWQRGGSDISASDKFGLAAEGTRHTLTVRDVGPADQGSYAVIAGSSKVKFDLKVVEAEPAEPVPAPAPAPAPAETPGIPGEAPASATEGEGGSPSPEGSSSAATNGPAAPDDPIGLFVTRPQDGEVTVGGSITFSARVAGASLLKPPVVKWFKGKWVDLSSKVGQHLQLHDSYDRASKVYLFELHITDAQATSAGGYRCEVSTKDKFDSCNFNLTVHEAIGPGDLDLRSAFRRTSLAGGGRRTSDSSEDAGVLDFSSLLKKSSSFRTPRDSKLEAPAEEDVWEILRQAPPSEYERIAFQHGVTDLRGMLKRLKGMKRDEKKSTAFQKKLQPAYQVNKGHKIRLAVELADPDAEVKWLKNGQEIQMSGSKYIFESNGAKRTLTISQCSLADDAAYQCVVGGEKCSTELFVKEPPVLIVRPLEDQLVMVGQRVEFECEVSEEGAQVKWLKDGVELTREETFKYRFKKDGRKHHLIINEATLEDAGHYTLRTSGGQALAELIVQEKKLEVYQSIADLTVGAKDQAVFKCEVSDENVRGVWLKNGKELVPDSRIKVSHIGRVHKLTIDDVTPADEADYSFVPEGFACNLSAKLHFMEVKIDFVPRQEPPKIHLDCPGRQPDTIVVVAGNKLRLDVPISGDPAPTVIWQKTMTQGKKVPAGPVPDAPGDAGASDEWVFEKKLLCETEGRVRVETTKDRSIFTVEGAEKEDEGVYTVTVKNPVGEDQVNLTVKVIDVPDPPAAPKISNVGEDSCTVQWEPPAYDGGQPILGYILERKKKKSYRWMRLNFDLLRDLQHEARRMIEGVVYEMRVYAVNAIGMSRPSPASQPFMPVGPPSEPTHLAVEDISDTTVSLKWRPPEREGAGGLDGYSVEYCQEGGECSEWVAALQGLTERTSMLVKDLPTGARLLFRVRAHNVAGPGAPATTKEPVTVQEILQRPRLQLPRHLRQTIQRRVGEPVNLLIPFQGKPRPQVTWTKEGQPLAGEEVSIRNSPTDTILFIRAARRAHSGTYQVTLRIENMEDKATLVLQIVDKPSPPQDIRVTEAWGFNVALEWKPPQDDGNTEISGYTVQKADKKTMEWFTVLEHYRRTHCVVSELIIGNGYYFRVFSHNMVGPSDKAATTKEPVFIPRPGITYEPPDYKAMDFSEAPSFTHPLVNRSVIAGYNATLCCAVRGSPKPKISWLKNGLDLGGDARFRMFSKQGVLTLEIRKPCPYDGGVYVCRATNLQGEAQCECRLEVRVPQ; encoded by the exons ATGCCTGAGCCGGGGAAGAAGCCAG TCTCAGCCTTCAGCAAGAAGCCGCGGTCCGTGGAGGTGGCGCCCGGCCGCCCTGCCGTGTTCGAGGCCGAGACAGAGCGGGCAGGAGTGAAGGTGCGCTGGCAGCGAGGGGGCAGTGACATCAGTGCCAGCGACAAGTTtgggctggcggccgagggcaCGCGGCACACGCTGACAGTGAGGGACGTGGGCCCCGCGGACCAGGGGTCTTACGCAGTCATCGCAGGCTCCTCCAAGGTCAAATTCGACCTCAAGGTCGTAGAAGCAG AACCGGCAGAGCCTgtgccagcccctgcccctgcccctgcccctgccgagACCCCCGGCATTCCCGGAGAAGCCCCGGCCTCAGCCACTGAGGGGGAAGGAGGCTCCCCGAGTCCCGAAG GGTCAAGTTCAGCAGCCACCAATGGGCCCGCTGCCCCCGATGACCCCATCGGCCTCTTTGTGACGCGGCCACAGGATGGCGAGGTGACCGTGG GTGGCAGCATCACCTTCTCGGCCCGCGTGGCCGGGGCCAGCCTCCTGAAACCGCCCGTAGTCAAGTGGTTCAAGGGCAAGTGGGTGGACCTGAGCAGCAAGGTGGGCCAGCACCTTCAGCTGCACGACAGCTACGACCGGGCCAGCAAG GTCTACCTGTTTGAGCTGCACATCACCGATGCCCAGGCCACCTCCGCTGGCGGCTACCGCTGTGAGGTGTCCACCAAGGACAAGTTTGACAGCTGCAACTTCAACCTCACTGTCCATG AGGCCATCGGCCCCGGAGACCTGGACCTCCGGTCAGCTTTCCGCCGCAC GAGCCTGGCTGGAGGCGGCCGTCGGACCAG TGACAGCAGCGAGGACGCCGGGGTCCTGGACTTCAGCTCGCTGCTGAAGAAGAG CAGCAGCTTCCGGACCCCACG GGACTCGAAGCTGGAGGCCCCAGCCGAGGAGGACGTGTGGGAGATCCTGCGGCAGGCGCCCCCGTCCGAGTACGAGCGCATCGCCTTCCAGCACGGAGTCACCGACCTGCGGGGCATGCTCAAGAGGCTCAAGGGCATGAAGCGCGACGAGAAGAAGAGCACAG CCTTCCAGAAGAAGCTGCAGCCGGCCTACCAGGTTAACAAGGGCCACAAGATCCGGCTGGCCGTGGAGCTGGCCGACCCTGACGCCGAGGTCAAGTGGCTGAAGAACGGACAGGAGATCCAGATGAGCGGCAG CAA GTACATCTTTGAGTCCAATGGCGCCAagcgcacactgaccatcagccAGTGCTCGCTGGCGGACGACGCGGCCTACCAGTGCGTGGTGGGCGGGGAGAAGTGCAGCACCGAGCTCTTTGTCAAAG AGCCCCCTGTGCTGATCGTGAGGCCCCTGGAGGACCAGCTGGTGATGGTGGGGCAGCGGGTGGAGTTCGAGTGCGAGGTGTCCGAGGAGGGGGCCCAGGTGAAGTG gctgaaggacGGGGTGGAGCTGACTCGGGAAGAGACCTTCAAGTACCGGTTCAAGAAGGACGGCCGCAAACACCACCTGATCATCAACGAGGCGACGCTGGAGGACGCCGGGCACTACACGCTGCGCACCAGCGGGGGCCAGGCGCTGGCCGAGCTCATCGTGCAGG agaAGAAGCTGGAGGTGTATCAGAGCATCGCCGACCTGACGGTGGGCGCCAAGGACCAGGCCGTGTTCAAGTGCGAGGTGTCGGACGAGAACGTGCGGGGCGTGTGGCTGAAGAACGGGAAGGAGCTGGTGCCCGACAGCCGGATAAAGGTGTCCCACATCGGGCG GGTCCACAAACTGACCATCGATGACGTCACGCCTGCGGACGAGGCCGACTACAGCTTCGTGCCTGAGGGCTTCGCCTGCAATCTGTCCGCCAAGCTCCACTTCATGG AGGTCAAGATCGACTTCGTGCCCAGGCAGG AGCCTCCCAAGATCCACCTGGACTGCCCTGGCCGCCAGCCGGACACCATCGTGGTTGTGGCCGGGAACAAGCTGCGCCTGGACGTCCCTATCTCCGGGGACCCTGCTCCCACGGTGATCTGGCAGAAGACCATGACACAG GGGAAAAAGGTCCCAGCTGGGCCGGTGCCTGATGCCCCAGGGGATGCAGGTGCCAGTGACGAGTGGGTGTTTGAAAAGAAG ctgctgtGTGAGACCGAGGGCCGGGTCCGAGTGGAGACCACCAAGGACCGCAGCATCTTCACCGTCGAGGGGGCAGAGAAGGAAGACGAGGGTGTCTACACGGTCACCGTGAAGAACCCTGTGGGCGAGGACCAGGTCAACCTGACAGTCAAGGTCATCG ATGTGCCGGATCCCCCTGCGGCCCCCAAGATCAGCAATGTGGGCGAGGACTCCTGCACGGTGCAGTGGGAGCCGCCTGCCTACGACGGCGGGCAGCCCATCCTGG GCTACATCCTGGAGCGCAAGAAGAAGAAGAGCTACCGGTGGATGCGGCTGAACTTCGACCTGCTGCGGGACCTGCAGCACGAGGCGCGGCGCATGATCGAGGGCGTGGTGTACGAGATGCGCGTCTACGCGGTCAACGCCATCGGCATGTcccggcccagccctgcctcccagcccttcATGCCCGTCG gccccccCAGCGAGCCCACCCACCTGGCGGTGGAGGACATCTCCGACACCACAGTGTCCCTCAAGTGGAGGCCCCCGGAGCGCGAGGGAGCCGGAGGCCTGGATGGCTACAGTGTGGAGTACTGCCAGGAGGGCGGTGAGT GCTCCGAGTGGGTGGCTGCCCTGCAGGGGCTGACAGAGCGCACCTCGATGCTGGTGAAGGACCTGCCCACGGGAGCCCGGCTGCTCTTCCGGGTGCGGGCACACAATGTGGCCGGGCCTGGAGCCCCCGCCACCACCAAGGAGCCCGTGACGGTGCAGGAGATCCTGC AGCGGCCACGGCTCCAGCTGCCCAGGCACCTACGCCAGACCATCCAGAGGAGGGTCGGGGAGCCTGTGAACCTCCTCATTCCTTTCCAG GGCAAGCCCCGGCCTCAGGTGACCTGGACCAAAGAGGGGCAGCCACTGGCGGGCGAGGAGGTGAGCATCCGCAACAGCCCCACGGACACCATCCTCTTCATCCGGGCCGCTCGCCGCGCCCACTCCGGCACCTACCAGGTGACGCTGCGCATCGAGAACATGGAGGACAAGGCGACGCTGGTCCTGCAGATCGTTG ACAAGCCAAGTCCTCCCCAGGACATCCGGGTCACAGAGGCGTGGGGCTTCAATGTGGCTCTGGAGTGGAAGCCACCCCAAGACGATGGCAACACCGAGATCTCGGGGTACACGGTACAGAAAGCAGACAAGAAGACCATG GAGTGGTTCACGGTCCTGGAGCATTACCGCCGCACCCACTGTGTGGTGTCCGAGCTCATCATCGGCAACGGCTACTACTTCCGGGTCTTTAGCCACAACATGGTGGGGCCCAGTGACAAAGCCGCCACCACCAAGGAGCCCGTCTTCATCCCCAGACCAG GCATCACGTATGAGCCGCCCGACTACAAGGCCATGGACTTCTCCGAGGCCCCAAGCTTCACCCACCCCCTGGTGAACCGCTCGGTCATCGCCGGCTACAATGCCACTCTCTGCTGTGCCGTCCGAGGCAGCCCCAAG CCCAAGATCTCCTGGCTCAAGAACGGCCTGGACCTGGGAGGAGACGCCCGTTTCCGCATGTTCAGCAAGCAGGGCGTGCTGACCCTGGAGATCAGAAAGCCCTGCCCCTACGACGGGGGTGTCTACGTCTGCAGGGCCACCAACCTGCAAGGCGAGGCGCAGTGTGAGTGCCGCCTGGAGGTGCGAG TGCCTCAGTGA